ATCCGACCAGCATTAACCGTCAGGGCAACGACATAGGCAGACAGTATAGAACAGGCATTTATTATACTGATGACCAAGATGTGGAAGTCATTAGATCAAAGATTCAAAAAGAACAGCTCAAATATACTAAGCCTATCGTAACCGAAGTTCAAAAGCTTAATAACTTTTGTCCTGCCGAAGAGTATCATCAACAATATCTCAAAAAGAATCCCACAGGCTATTGTCATGTGGATATGAGTATTTTGGATAAAATCAAAGGTTAATTATAAAATATTTTCTATTTTTGGCAAGAAATTGCTCAGGATCATTTCGCAGTTTTTTATTATCGCAGAAGCTGCGGTGTTGGCCATATTATAATCATTTTGGTTGATGTGCCTGTTGAGTGCATTAATTTTGTAGCTTAGTTCATTGAGTTGAGAATGGGGCAAAATTGCGTGCATGACAATTTTGTCCTTATCCCACTGCTTTTCTAGGTCATCAATCAATTTTTTGTTTAGCTCAGTATCGATGTTTTGCTTATCTTGTTCCATATAGGCATATATATCCGTTATGCCAGACTTCAAGACTTCTATCTTATCGACAAGATAATGCATTTCCCATATCGATGCCCCTATTAAAATTCCAAACACTAAAATAGCGATTATAGTCCTTTTCATTTTTCACACTTATGTTTATTTTTGGTTCTTTTTTAGTTCTTTTATATTGGTAGTAATATACTTGCCTTTTTTGGGCTGAATATAAGTTTGACCGCTATTGTCTGCATAAGCAAGGACAATCTCTTTGATTTTCTTGTTGGCTTTGGACTTTATTATTTTTTCTAATTGATCTTTTTTGATATTAAAATAATCTAGATTAATAGGTTTGCCGTCTATGATAAGAGAAACAGGCGGAGTCTGTTGCTGCGGTTTGACTTTGATGTCCGAAGGCTTGAGCGGCGCAAATTCGGCTTTTGGAATTATACATAACTTTCCGTTAGTTTCAAACATTGCATAATATATTTCGGACAAATCAAAATAGCCTGCGCTTCTCGTAGCTTCCATAAGATCGTTAAGATTCATATTAAGCTGTTTTAACGCTTTGTAGTTGATTCCGTCTGGATTGATTACCATAATGCTATGTCCGTCTATCAATGCCCTGAATTTTAGCGACTTTCTTGATAAAAAAGAAATGAGAAAATGCATCAAAAACAAGGATAATATAGGCACTATGCCATAGATTAATGGTATGCCGGGATCAGACATAGGCACACAGGCAACCTCAGCAATAATGTATGTAATTACAAGTTCGATAGGCTGCATTTCTCCTATCTGCCGTTTTCCCATAAGCCTTATTACAAACAAAACCAAAACAAGTATTATGACTACTCGTATAATAATAGTAAACATACTTCTAATATGTGGAAAATTATGGATTTTATGCCAAATCTAAACAGGAGTTAAAACATTGACAATAAAATGTACATATTAAATAATCATATTCAATTATCATTGCTTTTCTTGAATTATTGAAGTATAATGAATAAACATAAATAAAATTAAAGTTTTAACGCCAAAGGAGATGCCCGACATTGAGTAAGAAACAACACCTTACTCAACAGGAAATTGCGCCTGGCAATAATCAAACGCAACCTGTTGAGCAAAAAACAAAAAAAGGGGTTGCGTATTTTTTTCATCTTGACGCAACTCGCCGCGTTACATATATAGCAGTATTGATTGCCTTAGCGGTAGTGACCAAGATGTTTGGTATTGATTTGCCTTCGGGAAAAGTAAGCTTGTTTTATATTCCTTGCTATCTCGCCGGAGCTTTTTTTGGGCCTATGTTTGGTTTTGTTACAGGTTCGGTGGGAGATTTGTTTGGATACATAATCAAAGGCGGAACGCCTAATCCCGTTATGACCATTGGAAATGGATTGATGGGTTGGATAGTTGGTTTTGTATTTATGATTTTGCCCAAAATTCGTCCTGAAATTAGACTAATTATCGGGGCGTATATTTCTATGATAGTATGCACACTGGGTATCAATACTATCGGACTTGCGGTTATGTATGGCAGTCCATCATTAAATTTGGTTCAGAATTATTTTGCACAGCTTTGGTATGGAGTGATTCCCAGATTTATCTTCCAGCCGATAGTAATAACCATTAATCTTGCTATTTCGGTAGGACTGTACTATGTGTTAAAAAGATATCTAAAAAGGTTTGTAAAATCAGAAAAATAGCTCTTTAGAAAAAAACCGCAGATTTTATTGATCTGCGGTTTTTATTTCTGGGATGCTATTATGTTGGATATTGGCTGTTTTTTGTAACTTTTTGAGTTTATTTTCGTATCCGCCTTTGGTTCCATCGCCGATATTTTTTTCTATGGCAATATTGCATAATTCAATAGCTTTCTTAATATTGTCAATAGACTCTAGATTAATTAGATATTTAAGATAAATGCTGTTTTCTTCTAGGTTAGAAAAATCTCCAAGCTTTTGGTAGCAAAGGTCTTTGCAGTATTTTGAAGCTAGAGGATCGTGCCTTAAA
This region of Clostridia bacterium genomic DNA includes:
- the msrA gene encoding peptide-methionine (S)-S-oxide reductase MsrA, encoding MNEKEIYLAGGCFWGVEEFFSNISGVVFTQTGYANGISEKTTYQDIKKTDHSETVYIKYDTDVLSLDNLLDYYFMIIDPTSINRQGNDIGRQYRTGIYYTDDQDVEVIRSKIQKEQLKYTKPIVTEVQKLNNFCPAEEYHQQYLKKNPTGYCHVDMSILDKIKG
- a CDS encoding DUF4363 family protein, which gives rise to MKRTIIAILVFGILIGASIWEMHYLVDKIEVLKSGITDIYAYMEQDKQNIDTELNKKLIDDLEKQWDKDKIVMHAILPHSQLNELSYKINALNRHINQNDYNMANTAASAIIKNCEMILSNFLPKIENIL
- a CDS encoding YetF domain-containing protein; this translates as MFTIIIRVVIILVLVLFVIRLMGKRQIGEMQPIELVITYIIAEVACVPMSDPGIPLIYGIVPILSLFLMHFLISFLSRKSLKFRALIDGHSIMVINPDGINYKALKQLNMNLNDLMEATRSAGYFDLSEIYYAMFETNGKLCIIPKAEFAPLKPSDIKVKPQQQTPPVSLIIDGKPINLDYFNIKKDQLEKIIKSKANKKIKEIVLAYADNSGQTYIQPKKGKYITTNIKELKKNQK
- a CDS encoding folate family ECF transporter S component yields the protein MSKKQHLTQQEIAPGNNQTQPVEQKTKKGVAYFFHLDATRRVTYIAVLIALAVVTKMFGIDLPSGKVSLFYIPCYLAGAFFGPMFGFVTGSVGDLFGYIIKGGTPNPVMTIGNGLMGWIVGFVFMILPKIRPEIRLIIGAYISMIVCTLGINTIGLAVMYGSPSLNLVQNYFAQLWYGVIPRFIFQPIVITINLAISVGLYYVLKRYLKRFVKSEK